GGTGCTGGCGAAGCCGATCGGCAGGTCGACCACGACCAGCGCCCACCCCTGACTCTTGTTGCCGACCCGGATGATCTCGCCGTTGCGGATGTACCACAGCACGCCCCGTGCGTCACGGACCGTGGTGACCCGCAGACCCACCGACTCGACCACCCCGGTCGCCTCGCCGACGTCCACCGTGTCACCCACGCCGTACTGGTCCTCCAGCAGCATGAACAGCCCCGCGATCAGGTCCTTGACCAGGCTCTGCGCGCCGAAGCCCAGCGCCACACCGACGATGCCGGCGCTGGCCAGCAGAGGGGCCAGGTCGAAGCTGAACTCCCGGAGGACCATCAGCAGGGCGATGCCGAACACGAACGCGGTGACCAGGCTGCTCAGCACCGACCCGATCGCCTCGGCCCGCTGCCGGCGTCGCTCCGGGACGAACTCCCCTTCGGCCGCCGTGCTGGGGATCCGCTCCCGCAGCGGCTTGAGCAGGGTCGGCACCGAGCCTTCGGTGGTGGTCCGGACCAGCCGTCTGATCGTCCGCTGCAACAGGAACCGGGCGGCGACCGCCAGCAGGAGGATCAGCATGATCCGCAGCGGTTTGAGGAGGATCCAGTAGCTGCCCTCGGCGAACCAGGTGGAACCGGTCAGGTCGTAGACGTTCTTGCAGAGCGCGTCGGAGAGACAGTCGGGGCTCAGCTCCGGCTTCGGGGTCTCAGCGGCCAACGGCGTCAGCGGGGCAGCAGTCACGTCTGCTTTCGTACCGCACGGTGCGCCGGGACCGCCGGGCACCCCGCCCATCGGTGGGGTTGGCCCCGGATCCCCGGGCCGGCACCGTAGATCAACCGGTGCGAAACCGGTCATCCTTGCACAGTCGCAAAAAGCTTCACGAGGGACCCCGGATTAGTACGTGCAATCCGAGGTCCGATCAGGGACGATTGGCGCACGGAACGTCGGTGATCCTTCCGGCGTCGACCGCGGCTGGCCTCGTGTTGCCCGCGGCCGGCCGGGCAAGGACGCGAAAGCGGCTGGACCGGAAGGGTGAGCACGATGCCTGACATACGACCCACAATGGGCTCCGGCGCGTTGGTCCTCAACGCCACCTACGAGCCGTTGTGTGTCGTGTCGGTGCGTCGGGCCGCGATCCTGGTGCTCACCGCCAAGGCCGTCTGTGTGGCCGACGGTGACGGTGTCCTGCACAGCGCCTTCGACGCGCTGCCGGTCCCCTCGGTGGTCCGGCTGACCCGGTTCGTCCGGGTGCCGTACCGCACCCACGTCGGGCTCTCCCGGCGGGCGCTCTTCGCTCGGGACGGCTGGCGGTGCGCCTACTGCCGGGGGCCGGCCGAGACCATCGACCACGTCTTCCCGCGTAGCCGGGGCGGCCGGCATGCCTGGGAGAACGTGGTCGCCGCGTGCGCCCGCTGCAACCACACCAAGGGCGACAAGACGCCGGCGGAGATGGGCTGGCGGCTGAACGCCATGCCGGCGGCCCCCAAGGGCACGGCCTGGCGGGTGCTCGGGCATCGCGCGCCCGATCCGCGGTGGGCGGACTGGCTCGACCTGCGGGAGAGCGAGGCGGCTGCCTGACGACGCCCCGTGGGGTGTGGGGGTTCCGGGTCGATCTGGGTGGGGTTCCGGGCAGCCCGACCCGCTCCGGGCGGTCAGGCTTGATCCCTGCGCGGGTCGGGCTGCCCGGAACCCCTGACCTGGTCCGGGTGATCGGCACGCGGGAGCTGACCGGTTTGCCCGGAACCCCTGATGTGGCCGGGTGGTCGGCATCGTGTGTGAGAGCTGACTGGGTCTGGGTGCTCGGGTGGGAGACGGCAGTGGCTGGTCGGTGGGTCAGGGGTGTCGGGCCTGGACCAGTGAGGCGAAGACGACGACGTTGTCGGCGTAGCCGGTCGCGCCGCCCACCCAGCGGCCACCGCACGTGATCAATCGCAGGTTGGGGCGGCTGAAGTCGCCGAAGACCTCGTCCACCGGCAGCCGTTCCTTGCCGAACCGCTCTACCGCGTTCACCTCGAAGACCGCCACCGACCGGTCGGCCCGGTCCACCTCGATCCGGTCCCCGGCCCGCAGCCGCTTCAGGTCGTGGAAGACCGCCGGGCCGTTCGTGGTGTCCACGTGGCCGACGATCACTGCCGGGCCGTACTGTCCCGGGGTCGGACCCTGGTCGTACCAGGCGGCCTCCTGGGCGCGCTTCGCGTCCGGTACGCCGATCGTGCCGTCGGCGGCGAGCCCGACGTGGTGGACGGGCGCACGCAGGTCCAGGGCCTGGATCTCGAGCTCCACTGGCGGGCTGGCCGCCAGCACCGGGAACTTCCGGGGCGGCGGGCGCAGGCCGGCGCCGATCCGGTCCGGCAGCAGGCTGGTGCCGGTGACCTGCTCGACCCCGAGCATCGCCACGATCAGCACCATCAACGAGGCGACCACCAGTACCGGGGCGCCCGGCCCGGAGCGCGCCGTCCGGCGGCGTCCCCAGCGGTGGAACGGTGTCCGGCGCGGGGCGACCGTGTGCCCCCGGCGGTCGGGGTGTCCCTGGCGGCCGGGGTGCCCCCGGTGGCCGGCGGGATTGGCGACCAGTACCCCCGCCTGGCTGGCCTGGGCCGCCACCCTCCGGAGCCGGCCCAGGAAGCACCCCAGACCCTGAGCGAGGACGACGATTCCGCGACCGAGGGCGACGGCCGAGCGGCGTAGCAGGGCGGCGCTTTGCCGTAGGCCGAGCCCGAGCAGGACGCCGTCCTGCCGTAGACCCCGCGTGACCGTGACGAGCGACCAGCACAGGAGGTGGATCAGTCCGGCGGCGCTTCGGCCGAGCGGTACGAGCAGCCGTCGCAGGCGGGAGCCGGCCATGGCGTTCCCCGTCAGGGGCTCCCGGGCCGGCGACGGCCACCGAAGAGACCCAGTCCGGCCACGATGGCGACGGCCACCAGCCCGCCGACCAGCAGCAGCGGGCCCATCCCCCGGCCGTCGGCGGTCCCCCCACCGCCGGTCGCCGGCCCCTTGCTCGGCTGGGTCATGTTGAGCACCGTCAGCACGGTGCTGGCCCGGTTGCCGTTCGGGCAGCGCAACTCCACCGGAAAATCACCCGGGTTGGTGCCGTTCGGCACGGTCACCGTGCCGGTCAGGAAGCCGTTGTCGGTACGGTCGCCACCGCTGTTGGGGTCGTTGCCCAACCGGTCGTCGTTCGGGCGGAGCACCACCCGACCGAAGGCGTCCGACGTCACCTCCGCCTGTCGGTCGTTGTTCCGGTCGCAACTGGCCCGGATGTCCACCCGGCTGCCGGCCTGGACCGTGCTCGGCCTGACCTCGACGAAGACGTTCTCCCCCGCGTGGGCGGGAGCGCGCCCGGCCAGGACGAAGACCCCGACCAGCGCGATCATGACCAGCGCCGTCCACCCGGCGCGGCCGGGTCCGTGACCCCGCATGATCCTCCCCTTCCCGGCACCGATGGTGTGCTGGGCGACCCGCCCTGCATTCCCGCTGCCCCGGTGGCAAACCCGGCCCGGTCCGACCCCGCCAGGGCCGATGGTGGTGGGTGGTCACGTCGAGCGTTGACTGTTCAGGTGCCGGCGGGGCGCCACAGCCATCGGAGCGCGTCGGGCAGGAGGACGCCGCCGTGGTTGGGGCTGTGGCCGCCGTCGCCGAGCACGAGCCGGAAGTCATAGCCCGCTTCCGCCAAGGCGGCCGCGACGCGCAGGTTGTTGGCGAGCCAGTTTCGTTGGGGCTCGTTCCAGTGCAGATCTCGATGGCCTGCCTGCAGGAAGATGCGTAGCGGCTTGCGGGCAACGCTGGAGATCAACTCAGGGTAGGGGTTTCCGTGGGGCATCTGCACGAAGCTGGACAGGCAGCACATCACGCGACGGAACCTGTCTGGGCGGAGCCATCCGGCAGTGAATGCCCCGTTGCCGCCGCTACTGCCGCCACAGATGCCCCACTGGTCTGCGTCGTCGGTGATCGAGTAGCGCTGCGTGACCTGCGGGATGATCTCGGTCAGCAGGAAGGTGACCAGGCGATCGTCGAACGCGTCGTACTCGACGTTGCGGTTCTTGGGGTTCTCGGCGCCAACACGGATGCCAGGGTCGACGAAAAGGCCGATGGTGACCGGGATGTCACCGCAGTGGATGAGGTTGTCCAGGACTGTCGCGCCCCGGACTTCGCCCTCCGGATCGAGATACCACTGTCCGTCCAGGAACACCATCAGCGACGCGGGCTGCGACGGGTCGTATTGAGCGGGCAGGTGGACCCAAAACCTCCGTGAGGTGCCCGGATAGATGGTGCTGTCGTCCCAGCCGAACTCGATGGTCTGACCGGCGGGCACGCCCGGCTGCCGATACGAATCGGGACCGTGGGCATAGCGGACGTCCGACTGGTCCACGGGAAGGGGACAGAACGGCACCTCTACGGTCACCCCGGGCACGCTATGCGCCGTCGTTCGCACCGGGCAACGAGTTTCCGGGCGAGGTCAGCGGCGGCGGGCGGGTGGGTCCGGGCGGTCGGCGGAGTCCGTGGCGAGCGGGGTCACCGACTGCCAGCCCATCGGGGTGGAGAGGACCATGGTGCTGGACGGCTGGCCGTACGGGGCGAGCCGGTCGATCACCGCCTCGAACCCGTTCATCGAGCCGGCGGCGACCTTGAGCATGCTGCACGCGTCGCCGGTGATCCGGTGGATCTCCAGGATCTCGGGCCAGTCGGCGACCGCCGGGTCGTGCAGGATGCAGCGCGGGCCGTAGCAGGACATCCGGATCAGGGCGAGGACGCTCCGTCCGGCGCGGGCCAGGTCCACGTGGGCGTGGTAGCCGGTGATCACCCCGGACTCCTCGAGGCGGCGTACCCGCTCGGCCACCGCCGGTGGGGAGAGGTGGACCCGGCGGGAGAGTTCGCTGAACGACAGGCGTGCGTCGGCCTGCAACTCCCGCAGCAGCGCCCAGTCCATGTCGTCCACGGCCGACCTTCCTTTCCTGAAGTCCGCTGGCGGTTTCGCCTTCGCCTCGGCAGGGGACGAAGGGGTAGGACCACGGTTCCGGCATTCCATTCGGCATTCCGACCGCGAGATCATGAGGTTATCCCGGCTCACGGAGGGAGAGACAGGTGGAGAAGACGGACCTGCGGGTGCCCGCCCTGGCCGCGACGGTGCGCCCGCTGACCCCACGGCAACGCACGGCGCGGGCGGCGCGCAACGGTGGCCGCCCGACGTTGGAGTTCACCGAGCGGGTGCCCTACGACACGTATGTGCACGCCAGCACCCTGCATACGCTGCAACAGCCGCTCAGCGGCGACCCGGGCGAGATGTCCTTCCTGATGGTCAGCCAGATCATGGAGCTGTACTTCGGGCTGACCTGCCACGAGCTGCGGGAGGCCCAACGGCTGCTCCGCGCCGACCGGGTCTGGGACGCGCTGGCCCCGCTGCGCCGTACCGCCCTGCACCTCGAGGGGCTCAACGCCGCCTGGCAGAGCCTGCGGTGGATGACCCCGGCCGACTTCAACCGGTTCCGCGACCTGCTCGGTGAGGGCTCCGGGTTCCAGTCGGCGAAGTATCGGGAGCTGGAGTTCCTGCTCGGTCTCCGTAACCCGGCGCTGATCCGCCCGTTCCGGCGGCAGACCGAGGTGTACGCGCAACTGCGGGCCGCCCTCGACGCGCCGAGCGTGTGGGACGACGTGCTCGCCCTGCTCGGCCGGCACGGCTTCGACCTGCCGGCCGACCTGCTCGACCGGGACGTGACGGTGGAACACGAGTCGCACCCGCTGGTCGAGTCGGCCTGGGTGCGGATCTACGCCGACGCCGGGCCGGACAACCACCTCCGACTGCTCGGCGAGGCGCTCACCACGGTCGCCGAGCAGTTCGGCGACTGGCGGTACCAGCACCTCAAGGCGGTGCAACGCGCCATGGGCGCCAAGGTGGGCAGCGGCGGCTCGGCCGGGCTGACCTGGCTGCGCCGCAGCATGGAACGGGTCGTCTTCCCGGAACTCTGGTCTGCCCGTACCGCGATGTGACCACCTCCCGGCTGAGGTGGTAGCAGGGGTCCCCTGTTACCTAATTTCGATGAGGAGGGGTCCCCTGCAACCACAAAACCACCCAGACGGGGCAGGATGACGTCATGGCCGAGCCGCACGACCTGACCGCGTTGGAGCAGGCCGCCGCCGTCGCCCGGGGCGAGCTCTCCAGCGTCGAACTGGTCGAGCACCACCTCGCCCGGGTGGACGCGCTGGGCGACACCGTCGGGGCGTTCGTCACCGTCACCCCGGACGAGGCCCGCCGCGCGGCCCGGGCCGCCGACGTGGTGC
The nucleotide sequence above comes from Micromonospora pallida. Encoded proteins:
- a CDS encoding HNH endonuclease, whose amino-acid sequence is MPDIRPTMGSGALVLNATYEPLCVVSVRRAAILVLTAKAVCVADGDGVLHSAFDALPVPSVVRLTRFVRVPYRTHVGLSRRALFARDGWRCAYCRGPAETIDHVFPRSRGGRHAWENVVAACARCNHTKGDKTPAEMGWRLNAMPAAPKGTAWRVLGHRAPDPRWADWLDLRESEAAA
- a CDS encoding tryptophan 2,3-dioxygenase codes for the protein MEKTDLRVPALAATVRPLTPRQRTARAARNGGRPTLEFTERVPYDTYVHASTLHTLQQPLSGDPGEMSFLMVSQIMELYFGLTCHELREAQRLLRADRVWDALAPLRRTALHLEGLNAAWQSLRWMTPADFNRFRDLLGEGSGFQSAKYRELEFLLGLRNPALIRPFRRQTEVYAQLRAALDAPSVWDDVLALLGRHGFDLPADLLDRDVTVEHESHPLVESAWVRIYADAGPDNHLRLLGEALTTVAEQFGDWRYQHLKAVQRAMGAKVGSGGSAGLTWLRRSMERVVFPELWSARTAM
- a CDS encoding class F sortase, which encodes MAGSRLRRLLVPLGRSAAGLIHLLCWSLVTVTRGLRQDGVLLGLGLRQSAALLRRSAVALGRGIVVLAQGLGCFLGRLRRVAAQASQAGVLVANPAGHRGHPGRQGHPDRRGHTVAPRRTPFHRWGRRRTARSGPGAPVLVVASLMVLIVAMLGVEQVTGTSLLPDRIGAGLRPPPRKFPVLAASPPVELEIQALDLRAPVHHVGLAADGTIGVPDAKRAQEAAWYDQGPTPGQYGPAVIVGHVDTTNGPAVFHDLKRLRAGDRIEVDRADRSVAVFEVNAVERFGKERLPVDEVFGDFSRPNLRLITCGGRWVGGATGYADNVVVFASLVQARHP
- a CDS encoding alpha/beta hydrolase; translated protein: MTVEVPFCPLPVDQSDVRYAHGPDSYRQPGVPAGQTIEFGWDDSTIYPGTSRRFWVHLPAQYDPSQPASLMVFLDGQWYLDPEGEVRGATVLDNLIHCGDIPVTIGLFVDPGIRVGAENPKNRNVEYDAFDDRLVTFLLTEIIPQVTQRYSITDDADQWGICGGSSGGNGAFTAGWLRPDRFRRVMCCLSSFVQMPHGNPYPELISSVARKPLRIFLQAGHRDLHWNEPQRNWLANNLRVAAALAEAGYDFRLVLGDGGHSPNHGGVLLPDALRWLWRPAGT
- a CDS encoding mechanosensitive ion channel family protein codes for the protein MGGVPGGPGAPCGTKADVTAAPLTPLAAETPKPELSPDCLSDALCKNVYDLTGSTWFAEGSYWILLKPLRIMLILLLAVAARFLLQRTIRRLVRTTTEGSVPTLLKPLRERIPSTAAEGEFVPERRRQRAEAIGSVLSSLVTAFVFGIALLMVLREFSFDLAPLLASAGIVGVALGFGAQSLVKDLIAGLFMLLEDQYGVGDTVDVGEATGVVESVGLRVTTVRDARGVLWYIRNGEIIRVGNKSQGWALVVVDLPIGFASTEEATAVLRTAAASVALDPDLAPHIVEPPEVLGVEQVTIDGAVIRTVVKTSADGQFAVGRELRRRLAESLENSGITAKIAAARFYPGIPTPGPATPP
- a CDS encoding Lrp/AsnC family transcriptional regulator is translated as MDDMDWALLRELQADARLSFSELSRRVHLSPPAVAERVRRLEESGVITGYHAHVDLARAGRSVLALIRMSCYGPRCILHDPAVADWPEILEIHRITGDACSMLKVAAGSMNGFEAVIDRLAPYGQPSSTMVLSTPMGWQSVTPLATDSADRPDPPARRR